One genomic segment of Candidatus Aegiribacteria sp. includes these proteins:
- the mraY gene encoding phospho-N-acetylmuramoyl-pentapeptide-transferase: MLYWILYPLRDSISLFNLFGYITFRAAGATVTALIIAFAAGPAVIRFLKRHQIGQTVRDDGPESHFKKRGTPTMGGLLILMSVLIPVLLWGVLGNRALMVVLISTIWMGLIGLLDDYLKVVRHCSKGLIGKYKLIGQFVLGIALGAWLCFSPVAQGDQPSHPSIVPSIRTIDLESKDEIDITSTETAVPFLKGIRIDLGIWYILFVALVLAGSANAVNLTDGLDGLATGVSLISIIAFGVMAYVLGHIRFADYLQLSYLPGVGEVSVFAGAMAGACLGFLWFNAPPASVFMGDTGSLALGGAIGSMAVVTKNELLLFLVGGVFVAEVLSVVIQVSWFKRTGKRVFRMAPIHHHFELLGWMESKVVVRFWIIAAILGLLGLTTLKIR, translated from the coding sequence ATGTTATACTGGATTCTGTACCCCCTGAGAGATTCCATTTCACTCTTCAACCTTTTCGGGTACATCACATTCCGGGCTGCAGGAGCCACTGTAACCGCATTGATAATTGCGTTTGCAGCAGGACCTGCTGTGATAAGATTTCTGAAAAGACATCAGATCGGTCAAACTGTTCGAGATGATGGTCCGGAAAGTCATTTTAAAAAGCGGGGAACTCCCACAATGGGAGGACTTCTCATACTTATGTCAGTACTGATACCGGTTCTCCTCTGGGGTGTACTTGGAAACAGAGCACTCATGGTTGTTCTTATCTCAACAATATGGATGGGATTAATCGGTTTGCTGGATGATTACCTGAAAGTAGTCAGGCATTGTTCAAAAGGATTGATCGGGAAGTACAAACTTATTGGTCAATTTGTGCTTGGCATCGCGCTCGGCGCATGGCTCTGCTTCAGCCCGGTAGCTCAGGGAGATCAGCCTTCTCATCCGTCGATTGTTCCTTCTATTCGAACAATTGATCTTGAATCGAAAGATGAAATAGACATAACTTCTACAGAAACAGCTGTTCCATTCCTGAAGGGAATCCGGATAGATCTGGGAATCTGGTACATCCTGTTTGTCGCTCTGGTTCTTGCAGGGAGTGCTAATGCCGTCAATTTGACAGACGGGCTTGATGGTCTGGCCACAGGAGTGAGCCTGATTTCAATTATTGCTTTCGGTGTGATGGCTTACGTGCTGGGGCATATCAGATTTGCTGATTATCTCCAGTTATCATACCTGCCCGGCGTTGGTGAAGTTTCAGTATTTGCCGGGGCGATGGCTGGCGCATGCCTTGGTTTTCTATGGTTCAATGCTCCTCCAGCATCTGTATTTATGGGAGATACCGGTTCTCTGGCTCTCGGTGGAGCAATAGGGTCAATGGCCGTTGTCACGAAAAACGAATTGCTTCTTTTCCTGGTTGGCGGAGTCTTTGTTGCGGAAGTGTTGAGCGTGGTAATACAGGTAAGCTGGTTTAAACGGACGGGTAAACGTGTTTTTAGAATGGC